The Nitrosospira lacus genome window below encodes:
- a CDS encoding XrtA system polysaccharide deacetylase, translating to MNSTLIRNAMTVDVEDYFQVSAFAPHISRESWTSISCRVESNIDRILSLLDEEGAKATFFTLGWIADRHPDMVRRIVANGHELASHGWAHHRVSDQETHEFRDDIVRSKAILEDIGGNAVLGYRAPSFSIGRHNLWALDILEEAGYRYSSSIYPIQHDHYGMPEAPRFAHHPRTHHGLLELPITTMRLFKRNFPAGGGYFRLWPYPVSRWFLQRLNHLERRSAIFYFHPWEIDHKQPRQQGISMKTRFRHYYNLHRMEERIKALTRDFRWDRVDRIFLEQDA from the coding sequence ATGAACTCAACACTAATACGCAACGCGATGACCGTCGACGTGGAAGACTATTTCCAGGTTTCAGCGTTTGCTCCCCATATTTCAAGGGAATCATGGACCTCCATATCTTGCCGGGTGGAGTCCAATATCGATCGCATACTTTCTTTGCTGGATGAAGAAGGCGCAAAAGCAACCTTTTTCACCTTGGGATGGATCGCCGACCGCCACCCCGACATGGTCAGGCGTATTGTCGCAAACGGTCACGAACTGGCCAGTCACGGTTGGGCCCATCATCGAGTCTCCGATCAGGAGACTCATGAATTCCGTGATGATATCGTTCGAAGCAAAGCCATTCTTGAAGACATTGGCGGCAACGCGGTACTGGGTTATCGCGCGCCGAGTTTTTCCATCGGCCGCCATAATCTATGGGCGCTGGATATACTTGAAGAAGCCGGCTACCGTTACAGTTCCAGTATTTATCCCATTCAACATGATCATTACGGCATGCCGGAGGCTCCCCGCTTTGCCCATCATCCGCGCACGCATCATGGGTTGCTGGAATTGCCTATTACTACTATGCGTTTGTTCAAGCGGAATTTTCCCGCCGGCGGCGGCTATTTCCGGCTTTGGCCCTACCCGGTTTCGCGGTGGTTCCTGCAAAGATTGAATCATCTCGAACGCCGTTCCGCTATCTTTTATTTCCACCCCTGGGAAATAGATCATAAGCAGCCGCGTCAGCAAGGCATCAGCATGAAAACACGCTTCCGCCACTATTACAATCTTCATCGTATGGAAGAGCGAATCAAAGCGTTGACTCGTGACTTCCGGTGGGATCGCGTGGATCGGATTTTTCTGGAACAAGACGCATGA
- a CDS encoding XrtA/PEP-CTERM system-associated ATPase, whose protein sequence is MYASYYGFRVKPFQLRPDPSFFFGSKGHKRAMAYLEYGLSQGEGFIVITGEVGAGKTTLVRNLFRTLESENILAAQIVNTHLDSDDTLRMVAAAFGLPYENSGKASLLIGLEEFFRQCDRQGKRALLVVDEAQNLSPRTVEELRMLSNFQTDDKPLLQTFLLGQPEFRKTLLSGNMQQLRQRVTATYHLGPMDLSETRAYIEHRLSTAGWCGDPSFDEDAFAAIHDYAGGIPRKINTLCDRLLLMGCLEKLHQFGSSEVDEVIRDIQQEFDMPDATDDVQVEFDAASGLKSAEALASLEKMDDRVAKLEESVVSLLELLKQILSPSGVNKNLGKDKV, encoded by the coding sequence ATGTATGCATCCTATTATGGTTTCCGGGTCAAACCATTCCAACTACGGCCCGATCCAAGTTTCTTCTTTGGTAGCAAGGGGCATAAACGTGCAATGGCCTATCTTGAATATGGGCTTTCGCAGGGAGAAGGCTTCATCGTCATTACCGGGGAGGTGGGTGCGGGCAAGACTACATTGGTACGCAATCTTTTCCGCACGCTGGAATCCGAGAATATCCTTGCTGCGCAAATCGTCAATACTCATCTGGACTCGGACGATACACTCAGAATGGTGGCCGCTGCCTTTGGGTTGCCGTACGAAAATTCCGGGAAGGCTTCCCTTTTGATCGGACTCGAAGAATTCTTCCGTCAATGTGATCGGCAGGGGAAGCGCGCGCTTCTGGTGGTGGATGAGGCGCAGAATCTTTCTCCCCGCACGGTGGAAGAGTTGAGAATGCTTTCCAATTTTCAAACAGATGATAAACCGCTGCTGCAAACATTTCTGCTGGGTCAGCCGGAGTTCAGGAAAACCCTGCTGAGTGGGAATATGCAGCAATTGCGGCAAAGGGTAACTGCCACCTACCATCTTGGACCCATGGATTTATCGGAAACGCGAGCCTATATCGAGCATCGGCTAAGTACCGCGGGCTGGTGCGGAGACCCATCGTTTGATGAGGATGCTTTTGCCGCCATTCATGATTATGCCGGCGGTATTCCTCGCAAGATCAATACGTTGTGTGATCGCCTTTTGCTAATGGGCTGCCTGGAGAAATTACACCAGTTCGGTAGTTCGGAAGTCGATGAAGTCATACGCGATATCCAGCAGGAGTTCGATATGCCGGACGCGACCGACGACGTCCAGGTGGAGTTCGATGCCGCATCCGGACTGAAGAGTGCCGAGGCGCTTGCCAGTCTGGAGAAAATGGACGACCGGGTTGCCAAGCTGGAGGAATCTGTCGTTTCGTTACTGGAGCTGCTCAAGCAGATCCTGTCTCCCTCGGGCGTAAACAAGAATCTTGGGAAAGACAAGGTTTGA
- a CDS encoding TIGR03016 family PEP-CTERM system-associated outer membrane protein gives MATITMKVPENQKCHGGLCPAACFAAMAMLLLSSYSYGQAQGLLGPGLPGQGLPGQNQPGQGQNVSPDPAAGGWRVIPRLNLRETYSDNVRLGGQSGGDLVTQINPGISVSGVGRRFNLIANYTMNNLIYAENSNFTRMRHQFNVGATTELVENLFFVDGRATMTQQNASLFGPQGLDNVNVTGNRADVKTYTISPYLRHRFQDFASAQLRYTYGIVESSANALRNSQRNAFQAGLNSGDAFRIFSWGLNYDHQIIEFARTGRTVELERSIANARYMVTSRFGLTATGGYERNSFISVRGSPTSPTWTVGFSWIPDERTNIVASAGQRFFGDTYSVLANHRTRLTVWNASYNENITTFNQQAGMGSGFGGIGGIGGIGGIGDPSGGIGGIGGIGGIGGIGGSDPGFSGTSSFLDPTNFFTNRLFLQKRFQASIGLNGVSNTLLFRVFNMTRRAFSPEADDADLLGVNAALLNHTRQSGVNVLWSHRISALTRANLNLGFTRFAFLNTNREDDFKIGRVSLTRQFQDRPSVNGMIEFRHVERDSNQSGANYRENAVTASLNMSF, from the coding sequence ATGGCTACTATTACCATGAAAGTGCCTGAGAATCAGAAATGCCATGGAGGGCTATGTCCGGCTGCCTGCTTTGCCGCCATGGCAATGCTGCTGCTATCCTCCTATTCGTATGGGCAGGCCCAAGGCCTGCTGGGCCCGGGCCTGCCGGGCCAAGGTTTGCCGGGCCAGAACCAGCCAGGCCAGGGTCAAAATGTATCGCCCGATCCTGCGGCCGGTGGATGGAGAGTAATTCCGCGCTTGAATTTAAGGGAAACATACTCCGACAATGTTAGATTGGGGGGGCAGTCTGGTGGTGATTTGGTGACTCAGATCAATCCTGGCATATCCGTGAGTGGCGTAGGGCGCCGTTTTAATCTCATTGCTAATTACACCATGAATAACCTCATCTATGCGGAGAACAGTAACTTTACCCGGATGAGGCATCAATTCAATGTTGGTGCCACAACTGAATTGGTTGAAAATCTTTTTTTTGTGGATGGAAGAGCCACAATGACCCAACAAAATGCTTCCTTATTTGGTCCGCAGGGGCTCGATAACGTCAATGTCACAGGCAACAGGGCTGATGTAAAAACCTATACTATAAGTCCTTATTTGCGCCACCGTTTCCAGGATTTTGCATCAGCCCAGCTCCGTTACACCTATGGCATCGTTGAGTCCAGTGCAAATGCGCTTCGGAATAGCCAGAGGAACGCCTTCCAGGCGGGTCTTAACAGTGGCGATGCTTTCAGGATATTCAGTTGGGGTCTGAACTATGACCATCAGATCATTGAGTTTGCCCGTACCGGACGGACAGTCGAGTTGGAGCGGTCTATCGCCAATGCTCGTTATATGGTTACGTCACGATTCGGCTTGACCGCGACCGGAGGCTACGAACGAAATAGTTTTATTTCAGTCCGGGGAAGTCCTACAAGTCCCACGTGGACCGTGGGTTTTTCGTGGATTCCAGACGAGAGAACGAATATCGTGGCCAGCGCTGGCCAAAGATTTTTTGGGGATACTTACTCGGTTCTGGCTAATCACCGTACCCGTCTTACCGTATGGAATGCAAGTTATAACGAAAACATCACGACTTTCAATCAGCAGGCCGGTATGGGCAGCGGCTTTGGTGGAATAGGCGGAATAGGCGGAATAGGTGGAATAGGTGATCCGTCGGGCGGTATAGGTGGTATAGGCGGTATAGGTGGCATAGGCGGTATAGGTGGTTCCGATCCAGGGTTTTCTGGAACGAGTTCTTTTCTTGATCCCACCAATTTCTTTACCAACCGCCTTTTTCTGCAGAAGCGTTTCCAGGCTTCTATTGGCTTGAATGGTGTATCAAATACGCTATTATTCAGGGTATTCAATATGACGCGCCGGGCATTTTCGCCAGAGGCGGATGATGCCGATCTCCTGGGGGTGAACGCCGCGTTGCTCAATCACACCAGACAAAGCGGCGTCAACGTATTATGGAGTCACAGGATTTCCGCGCTCACCAGGGCTAATCTTAATTTGGGGTTCACCAGATTTGCCTTTCTTAATACGAACAGGGAAGACGATTTCAAGATAGGCAGAGTGAGCCTGACAAGGCAGTTCCAGGATCGGCCATCCGTGAACGGTATGATTGAGTTCCGGCATGTCGAGCGGGACTCCAATCAATCCGGGGCAAATTATCGCGAGAATGCTGTTACCGCCTCCCTAAACATGAGCTTCTAG
- a CDS encoding XrtA-associated tyrosine autokinase → MSIIERAAGKLEKEGKIGPKVPPQIPPGTSVNSGQKHPGANHSAGEEISQSFSPNPVPPSTSTSKRITLNLAKMRQYGIVTPDQGRTQVAEQFRVIKRPLLTNAFNQGAGMIKNGNLIMVTSALAGEGKSFCTVNLAMSIAMEMDRRVLLVDADVARPTVPKILGLGTERGLMDILLDENLDLADVLIKTNIEKLTLLTAGTRHSHSTELLASQSMGALLKELAQRYADRVVIFDSPPLLLTSEARVLASQMGQIVVVVEAETTSQQAVKEMLRQIESCDVVNLIYNKARSFSGGEYYGYYYHESA, encoded by the coding sequence GTGAGTATTATTGAAAGAGCCGCGGGTAAGCTTGAAAAAGAAGGAAAGATTGGTCCCAAGGTGCCACCGCAAATACCACCCGGTACTTCGGTAAATTCAGGCCAGAAACATCCGGGCGCGAATCATTCGGCCGGGGAAGAGATCAGCCAAAGTTTTTCACCCAATCCTGTCCCGCCTTCCACTTCAACATCCAAACGAATTACACTTAATCTTGCCAAGATGCGCCAGTATGGCATCGTCACGCCTGACCAGGGAAGAACACAAGTTGCCGAGCAATTTCGCGTGATCAAGCGGCCATTGCTAACCAATGCATTCAATCAGGGCGCGGGCATGATCAAAAATGGCAACTTGATTATGGTTACCAGTGCGCTTGCGGGAGAGGGTAAAAGCTTTTGTACTGTCAACCTGGCGATGAGCATTGCAATGGAAATGGACCGCAGGGTTCTTCTGGTGGATGCTGATGTAGCCCGTCCTACCGTACCAAAAATTCTGGGACTGGGAACAGAAAGAGGTTTGATGGATATTCTTCTCGATGAAAACCTTGATCTCGCGGATGTTCTGATAAAAACCAATATCGAGAAACTCACACTTCTCACGGCGGGAACACGGCATTCGCACTCTACCGAATTGCTGGCAAGCCAAAGCATGGGAGCGCTATTGAAGGAGCTTGCACAGCGTTACGCTGATCGCGTTGTTATCTTTGATTCTCCACCGCTGCTGTTAACCAGCGAGGCACGCGTGCTGGCAAGCCAGATGGGCCAGATTGTCGTGGTGGTGGAGGCTGAAACGACTTCACAGCAGGCGGTTAAGGAAATGCTTAGACAGATCGAGTCGTGCGACGTTGTGAATCTGATTTACAACAAGGCCAGATCGTTCTCCGGCGGAGAATATTATGGCTACTATTACCATGAAAGTGCCTGA
- a CDS encoding XrtA system polysaccharide chain length determinant: protein MEELTTQLLVYLKGIWKYRWISVIAAWIVAIAGWVIVYKLPDDYQASARIYVDTQNVLKPLMAGMTISPDLQQQVSIMSRTLISRPNVERVVRMVDLDIKVKDAKDHEGLVKEFMEKIKLGTTGRDNLFTIHYNNKNPRLAKDVVQSLLTIFVEGGLGDKRQDSSAALRFIDEQIQSYEEKLIAGENNLKAFKQKNIGMMPQQGGDYYSQLSAATEDLNKTRLELREAEHARDAIKRQITGDEPVMMVDQSDAVSPIVNVEIDSRIAALNKNLDALRLNFTELHPDIISTKRLIAQLEERKKEEAKLVVRNTADPGKNYSPMLQQLNVALAEAEADVASMRARVEEYTARYNRLKSLSNAVPQVEAELAQLNRDYQVNKSNYEKLLERRESAKISGELGSATDLMSFRIIDPPTVSDRPVGPDRSKLFSLVFLGSLLAGIGIAFVISQVRPTFHSQASLREITGRPILGSVPMIWTDQEKVKSRKRLYAFGLSLLSLLGLYGTLMVKMV, encoded by the coding sequence ATGGAGGAGCTGACTACTCAACTGCTTGTTTATTTGAAGGGGATATGGAAATATCGCTGGATCTCGGTAATCGCTGCCTGGATTGTGGCCATCGCGGGATGGGTTATCGTCTATAAGCTGCCGGACGATTATCAGGCATCAGCCAGAATTTACGTGGATACCCAAAATGTCTTGAAGCCGTTGATGGCGGGCATGACGATTTCCCCCGATCTGCAACAGCAGGTTTCCATCATGAGCCGTACGCTGATCAGCCGCCCCAACGTGGAGAGGGTCGTCCGCATGGTCGATCTGGATATCAAAGTCAAGGATGCTAAAGATCATGAGGGGCTTGTCAAGGAATTTATGGAAAAAATCAAGCTCGGGACCACGGGTCGCGATAACCTATTTACGATTCATTATAATAATAAGAATCCAAGGCTGGCCAAGGATGTTGTTCAATCGTTGCTGACCATTTTTGTCGAAGGGGGACTGGGAGACAAAAGACAGGATTCTTCCGCGGCGCTCCGTTTTATTGATGAGCAGATCCAAAGCTATGAGGAGAAGTTGATAGCGGGAGAGAATAACCTTAAGGCATTCAAACAAAAGAACATTGGAATGATGCCCCAGCAAGGCGGCGATTATTACTCGCAGTTATCCGCAGCGACAGAGGATCTCAACAAGACAAGGCTGGAATTACGGGAGGCCGAGCATGCGCGCGATGCGATCAAGAGACAAATTACCGGAGATGAACCCGTAATGATGGTGGATCAGAGCGATGCGGTGTCACCCATAGTCAATGTGGAGATTGATTCCCGTATCGCTGCATTGAACAAGAACCTGGATGCGCTCAGACTGAATTTTACGGAGTTGCATCCTGATATCATTTCCACCAAGCGCCTGATCGCTCAACTTGAAGAGCGCAAAAAAGAAGAGGCCAAGCTCGTGGTAAGAAATACCGCAGATCCCGGGAAAAACTATAGTCCCATGCTGCAGCAGCTTAACGTGGCGTTGGCGGAAGCCGAAGCTGATGTGGCTTCCATGAGGGCGCGTGTGGAAGAATATACCGCCCGTTACAATCGCTTAAAGTCGCTGAGCAATGCGGTACCTCAGGTGGAGGCGGAGCTTGCTCAACTTAATCGCGATTATCAGGTAAATAAATCCAATTATGAAAAGCTTCTTGAGCGCCGTGAATCCGCAAAGATATCAGGCGAATTGGGTTCCGCCACCGATTTGATGTCATTCAGGATCATCGACCCGCCGACGGTTTCTGATCGACCGGTAGGACCGGACCGCAGCAAGCTGTTTTCTCTGGTGTTTCTCGGATCCCTATTAGCCGGAATCGGGATAGCGTTTGTCATCAGCCAGGTCCGCCCCACATTCCACAGCCAGGCGAGCTTGCGGGAAATAACCGGCAGGCCGATTTTGGGTTCGGTCCCCATGATCTGGACGGACCAAGAGAAAGTGAAGAGCAGGAAGCGGCTCTATGCCTTTGGTCTTTCGTTGCTATCTTTGCTGGGTTTATATGGCACTTTGATGGTAAAGATGGTTTGA
- a CDS encoding XrtA/PEP-CTERM system exopolysaccharide export protein, which translates to MSTPHISTSKWLTCFAIVFPMLVLGGCKTYPPLSPDEKHIAHDYLIGPGDGVDIIVWRNPEVSMSVPVRPDGKITTPLVEDLPASGKTSTQLARDIEEALSKYIQQPVVTVVVTQFIGPYTEQIRVIGEAARPQALPYREEMTLMDVLIAVGGITDFAAGNKARIIRSVDGKQQQFSVRLNDLIRDGDISANVPMRQGDVLVIPESFF; encoded by the coding sequence GTGAGCACTCCCCATATCAGTACCTCGAAATGGCTGACCTGTTTTGCTATCGTGTTTCCTATGCTCGTTCTGGGCGGTTGCAAAACATATCCGCCTCTTTCTCCCGACGAAAAGCATATTGCGCACGATTATTTGATAGGACCGGGCGACGGCGTGGATATCATTGTCTGGCGCAATCCGGAAGTCTCCATGTCGGTGCCGGTTCGTCCTGACGGAAAAATTACCACGCCGCTGGTGGAAGACCTTCCGGCCAGCGGAAAAACATCCACGCAGCTGGCTCGAGACATTGAAGAGGCATTATCCAAGTATATCCAGCAGCCTGTTGTGACAGTTGTCGTGACACAGTTTATTGGACCGTACACCGAGCAAATCCGCGTCATCGGCGAGGCTGCCAGACCCCAGGCGCTTCCTTATCGCGAAGAAATGACGCTAATGGATGTTTTGATTGCAGTGGGCGGCATAACGGATTTTGCCGCCGGCAATAAAGCCAGAATTATTCGTAGTGTAGACGGGAAGCAGCAGCAGTTTAGCGTTCGGCTGAATGACCTGATCAGGGACGGTGACATCTCGGCTAACGTTCCCATGCGTCAGGGTGACGTTTTAGTCATACCAGAGAGCTTCTTCTGA
- the queG gene encoding tRNA epoxyqueuosine(34) reductase QueG — translation MQEKISKDPSGIPCNLPDAGVDLPRLADAIKAWGKELGFQEICIADANAEMAKAESGLFEWLGKGYHGEMDYMAKHGTRRTRPSELVPGTLRVISVRMNYTPPAAKNSWQVMHDGDKAFISRYALGRDYHKVLRGRLQKLADKIAAEVGHFNYRVFSDSAPVMEVEWAQKSGLGWRGKHTLLLSREAGSMFFLGELYTDLPVPVDSPTGNYCGSCTKCIDICPTQAIVAPYRLDARRCISYLTIEHKGSIPEALRPLIGNRVYGCDDCQLICPWNKFAAVTGEDDFAVRNGLDDVSLVELFGWTKEEFDIRLAGSPIRRIGHEQWLRNLAVGLGNAPSSAAVTAALRTRCDDESSLVREHVRWALQRHDMECI, via the coding sequence ATGCAAGAAAAAATATCCAAGGATCCGTCAGGTATTCCGTGCAATCTCCCGGACGCAGGGGTCGACCTGCCCCGGCTCGCCGATGCGATCAAGGCATGGGGGAAGGAGCTGGGCTTTCAGGAGATTTGCATCGCGGATGCAAATGCCGAGATGGCAAAAGCGGAATCCGGGCTGTTTGAGTGGCTCGGCAAAGGCTATCACGGTGAGATGGATTATATGGCAAAACACGGGACACGACGCACACGTCCATCTGAACTCGTTCCCGGTACATTGCGCGTGATCTCGGTGCGCATGAACTATACGCCGCCCGCCGCGAAGAACAGCTGGCAGGTGATGCACGATGGCGATAAGGCATTTATTTCCCGCTATGCACTGGGTCGAGATTATCACAAGGTGCTGCGTGGACGCCTGCAAAAACTTGCCGATAAAATAGCCGCTGAAGTGGGTCACTTCAATTACCGTGTCTTCAGCGACAGCGCGCCGGTGATGGAGGTCGAATGGGCGCAGAAATCGGGCCTTGGCTGGCGCGGCAAGCATACATTGCTGCTTTCGCGCGAAGCTGGATCAATGTTTTTTTTGGGTGAGCTGTATACCGACTTGCCAGTACCCGTGGATAGTCCAACAGGGAATTACTGCGGAAGCTGCACCAAGTGCATCGATATTTGCCCTACTCAGGCGATAGTCGCCCCTTATAGGCTCGATGCCAGACGCTGTATTTCCTATCTCACTATCGAACATAAGGGCAGTATTCCAGAAGCCTTGCGCCCCCTGATCGGCAACCGGGTGTATGGTTGCGATGACTGCCAGTTAATTTGTCCATGGAACAAATTTGCGGCAGTTACCGGTGAGGACGACTTCGCGGTACGCAATGGCCTGGATGATGTGTCACTTGTCGAGTTATTTGGCTGGACTAAAGAAGAGTTCGATATCAGGCTTGCCGGCAGCCCGATTCGTCGCATCGGCCATGAGCAATGGCTGCGTAATTTAGCGGTAGGCTTAGGGAATGCGCCATCCTCAGCGGCAGTGACCGCCGCATTGCGGACGCGATGTGACGACGAATCATCGTTGGTGCGCGAACATGTGCGATGGGCATTGCAACGGCATGATATGGAATGCATTTAG
- the tsaE gene encoding tRNA (adenosine(37)-N6)-threonylcarbamoyltransferase complex ATPase subunit type 1 TsaE — protein MLALGAEIATILHPGISVFLSGNLGAGKTTLARGILRGLDYQGKVKSPTYNLVELYKISRLYFYHFDFYRFNDPVEWEEAGFREYFNTESICLVEWPEKAGGLLPPPDLQFLIHITGTDHRRVEIQAHTETGRRCLKQWRTLRNLGQ, from the coding sequence ATGCTGGCACTCGGCGCGGAAATCGCAACGATATTGCATCCCGGTATTAGCGTCTTCCTGAGCGGCAATCTGGGCGCGGGCAAAACCACACTGGCGCGAGGGATCTTGCGCGGCCTGGATTATCAAGGAAAAGTAAAAAGCCCCACCTATAATTTAGTTGAACTTTATAAAATTTCTAGGTTATACTTCTATCACTTTGATTTCTATCGTTTCAATGATCCAGTAGAATGGGAGGAAGCAGGTTTCCGAGAATATTTCAACACGGAATCAATCTGTCTGGTGGAATGGCCCGAAAAAGCGGGCGGATTGTTGCCTCCACCAGATTTGCAGTTTCTTATCCACATCACCGGAACAGATCATCGCCGCGTCGAAATTCAGGCGCATACGGAGACAGGCAGACGGTGTTTAAAGCAATGGCGAACCCTAAGAAACCTCGGGCAATAG
- a CDS encoding N-acetylmuramoyl-L-alanine amidase: MATLVPFLSLSNTVFANTLVSSARVWPAPEYTRLTLESALPIQYSLSVVKDPDRVVVDLEHVRLSPELERLPGKIDSTDPYIRAVRIGRFKPTILRLVLDLKTEAIPQAFILNPVGSYGYRLVLDIYPAIPPDPLMALLNENATAMLQPELNAGNETSIKTNSKIAKNTATTRKNRPETIRLITVAIDPGHGGEDPGAISRSGTHEKDITLAIARKLKAKIDKEPNMRAALTREGDYFISLPMRLVKARQLNADLFVSVHADAFIKPHARGSSVFALSERGATSAAARWLAKKENEADLIGGVNLDIKDPYLKQTLLDLSQTATINDSLRLGREVLSEIGDINHLHKSDVEQAGFAVLKSPDIPSILVETAFISNPDEEKKLKDAAYQDKLADAMLAGIKRYFANNPPLARSKMVFLE; the protein is encoded by the coding sequence ATGGCGACACTCGTCCCGTTTTTGTCACTCAGCAACACCGTTTTTGCGAATACCCTGGTCAGCTCCGCCCGTGTCTGGCCGGCACCGGAATATACGCGTCTCACGCTAGAATCCGCTTTGCCCATCCAGTACTCGCTCAGCGTGGTAAAAGATCCGGATCGAGTGGTGGTTGACCTGGAGCATGTCAGGCTTAGTCCGGAACTTGAGAGGCTGCCAGGAAAAATCGACTCCACCGATCCTTATATACGCGCAGTGCGTATCGGCCGTTTCAAGCCGACCATATTGCGGCTGGTGCTGGACCTCAAAACCGAGGCCATACCGCAAGCATTTATCCTCAATCCTGTAGGCAGTTACGGTTATCGGCTGGTGCTGGACATTTACCCCGCTATCCCGCCCGATCCGCTCATGGCGTTACTGAACGAGAATGCCACAGCAATGTTACAACCAGAACTCAATGCCGGTAACGAAACGAGCATAAAGACAAATAGCAAAATAGCAAAAAATACCGCGACCACCAGAAAGAATAGACCGGAAACAATACGGCTTATAACGGTCGCCATCGATCCCGGGCATGGCGGCGAGGACCCCGGCGCAATAAGCCGCAGTGGCACCCATGAGAAAGATATCACACTGGCGATTGCCAGGAAGCTTAAAGCGAAGATTGATAAAGAGCCGAACATGCGCGCAGCCCTGACACGTGAAGGCGATTATTTTATATCACTACCGATGCGCCTGGTAAAAGCACGCCAATTGAACGCCGATCTGTTCGTATCGGTGCATGCGGATGCTTTCATCAAGCCGCATGCACGCGGCTCGTCTGTTTTCGCGCTGTCCGAGCGCGGAGCAACTTCCGCGGCTGCCCGCTGGTTGGCGAAAAAAGAAAACGAGGCGGACTTGATCGGGGGAGTCAACCTGGATATCAAGGATCCCTATCTCAAGCAAACTCTGCTGGATCTGTCACAAACAGCCACCATTAACGACAGTCTCAGGCTCGGCCGGGAGGTACTCTCGGAAATCGGCGATATAAACCATCTGCATAAAAGCGATGTGGAGCAGGCGGGCTTCGCCGTACTCAAGTCTCCCGATATTCCGTCTATCCTGGTGGAAACCGCTTTCATCAGTAACCCGGACGAAGAAAAGAAACTGAAAGACGCCGCCTACCAGGATAAATTGGCCGACGCAATGCTTGCCGGTATCAAACGCTATTTCGCCAACAATCCCCCCCTCGCGCGTTCAAAAATGGTGTTTCTGGAATAA